The DNA region GAGTATGACTATGAATGCTTCATCTTTAGTGATGTGGACATTATCCCCATGGATGATCGAAACTTCTACAAGTGCTATAGTCAGCCCAGGCACATCGCTGTCTCCATGGACAAATGGGGTTTTAGGTAGGTGAAAATCTTACATTATATTTAGGACTGTTAGATGAGCTATTACTACATGGAGCCTTAACAGACGTGTTGAATAGACAGCCTCTGGTAACAGCGATTAAGGCCACCTGCAAACTAAGGCATACTGTATCAGGGCTGGCAAATTGTTTTGACTGTCACtctcaaagcgtgacacttaccgattagagtcgctttttcaagtgtgaactgaCCAAGAAAAGAGGCAAAtacatgttacacagctctacaacaagtataggacaacGATAGACTTAGGCTATAGCAGCCAAACAGTATGCTACATTAACTTGTaaactcaaggagaaacagcgaatcaacagtgaacaaaaccTAGTAAGCAGGAGAGCGTTTTAActgtcggagtcggcgctgctgtgtgtgaaagataagttagagaCGTGAAGACCTGCCTTGCATTGCTTCTGATTTGAGTGATGCCTTCTGTggttagatttaggcacaaaggactgatggattggttattgcggtcagtcaatcagagttgctcgaactacggcaaggcaaggaccaaagtttattatcatggaaaaaaatataaaaagccCTGCTGTATTGGCCTTGCAGCTCACTACTTTGGATTGGCCCATCTGCATGCGTTAGCCAGATTTCACAGATTATCAGTCCTGTACCCAACCAAGGGGTTTTGGGGGTGTCACATCCAGCACAGCAGGTTGAAGAATGTTATTCAGCCAATATATTTGATTGTGTGACCTATGAATTATCGCAGTCAAGGATGACTCCATGCCGTTTTAGGCAGAAACAGACAACCTAAAGACAGATGACACGTTGGGCCCATCATCTAACCCATTCATTACTGCTATCTACATGAACACATTTGTGCTAGGTCACACTGACATGGGACATGGGCATCTCTATATCAGCATTTGTTGATAACAGAGGAAATATTTAAAAAGCTTGTATAGACATCAAGCTGTTTGAAAATCAGAAAACGGATATGTATAAAGTGCTCTATAGGCTTGTTCATGTGCCAGCTCTACTGCATTTAAATGCTACTTTGAACTTTGACTTCTCCACTTTCTACTTTTGCACTTTCTccaaaggctaccatattatcaGTACTTTGGAGGTGTTTCAGCTCTTAGCAAAGAGCAGTACATGAAAATAAATGGCCTTCCCAATAACTATTGGGGCTGGGGTGGAGAGGATGATGATGTATATAACAGGTGAGCAAGAATACACAATTAAAACTCattttacaaaattatttgtaTTGCAAAATGTCTCAGTGGACACAGTGGACAGTTATAGTGGACAGTTATCTCcataaaatactgtacacacatgtaaactGTCAGAGACCTATTACTGTAGGCTGAAAAGCAAGGGCATGTCACTCTCCAGACCTAATGGACTAATAGGGAGATGCCGAACGATCCGTCACAACAGAGATTTGCACAATGAGCCGAATCCCCAAAGGTAAATGCCTAATCACCATTTTTTCTATACAGCAAATGTGCTATCACTCTACTCAATTTGCATAACTTGTTAACTTGCACCTATTTTGTCACAGGTTTCATAATATAGCACATACAAGAAAATCAATGGAAAGTGATGGTATCAATTCTTTGAAGTACCAAGTAGTGAGATTTGAAAAGAATCAGCTGTTCACTAAAATCACTGTGGACATTGGGAGACCATGATGGAAAAAACTGCAGAAAAAACTCCCCAAACTCCAATTGTtcataaatagcctacagaatGATGAACACTGGGTTATATGTAAAATTTGCAGTCTGCTTTTTTGTTACAGATGTTTACACAATGTTAGTAGTACTATAGGGGTGTCTAAATGTCAAAAGTGATTTATGACCCCAATAAATGATTGATTTATGACCCCTGGACATGTGTACAGTTTCCGGTTCCGGTTAAGTATGTCCCGCCTACATTGTGTGATGTGCCAGCTGTCATACAATACCACGCCTCCATTCCCAGGGTCAGTGGGGTCATGTGTTTTTATTGCTCTATGTCCTTTTGGTTTGATTTTGGAGGTGTGCGAAATGGGTGATGGGTTGTGTTAGGGGGTTTTAGTGAATGTCTTCACACCTCAAGATGGTGTCCTGGCTTCTGTCTTTAGAGGCATATGGGTCTATGGCATTTGAGTCTTATAGACTATGTGTGTCTTTTAAAACCAAGGATGGTTTCTATGCAGCTGTGTATGATAATGATTTAGTGAAGTGAATAGCAACAAGTGTGTATGGTCttggtctgtggtgtgtgtgtgggtgggtgtctgagggtgtgtgtgggtggtgttcaGAGCATACAATGGTTGCCTGGTGATAGGTTTGGGCATGTTCTGATGTATCTACAGATCCCCACCCCATACTGATGTGAATGTTATTTCAGGATGTAATAAAATACATCAAATGGCATCTGGATCCTTTTGGACCTAATTTGTGGATGGGTGTAATGGGTGCTCAGAGAGGTCAAGAGTGTTAGAGAATACTTTTGATATGTGTTTCCTCAGTCACGTCTACACCCCAAGCATGGCTCCAGCCTAAGGGACATGTGGCcatgcttgtctgtctgtgtgaggtgAGGGGAAGTGTGTGATACAGAGACACTCGTTTTCAAGCTTGTGATCTTAGTTTTCCAGATGAATCTCtttaatattcatcataaataaaataatgagTGTGAGAGGGGATATACAAAATTAGAAAGCAAATTAAATCAACAAAAGATTATTATTGGTAACTGTCAACAGTGCCATGCCCACCATGTGGCATATGTTTGCTGTCACACAATACCAAGCCCCCTGTCCCAGGGTCTGTGGGGACCATGTGGTTTTATTGCCGAGGTGTGACAGGGTGGTGTGATATGACACCTGATCAatgactctctctgtctttatctttatctctcttttcaaGTTTGTGATCTTAGTGTCATGAATCTCTTCTTAGGCCTTCTGTTTTATCATAAATAATAATGAGTGGGAGAGGGGATATACAAAATGAGAAAGCCAATTAAATCTACAAAAGACTCACCAAATCCAAGTAGCTTGAGGGTTTGTCAGGGAAATGTATGTTTGATGGCATCAAAGGCCTTATAGAAATCAAGACAAAGATCCTGAGACTGTACTGAATCAGCTGTGATATGCAGATTTTTCCATTGGCAGATTGTGTTTCTAATATGATATCCTCAAAGCTATAATCAAAACTAACATTTTATAATCAATAGTTAATAATGAGATCGGCCAGCATGGTGTCAATGGATTGTGTGTCTTTAACCAAATTAGGAATGAGTGAAATTATGGCATTTTCTCAGTTTCATTTTCACACTTCCTTCAGCCTCACACCTAATATAATCTCCAACAAAATGAACATAGAATTTTACTGAGAGTctctactctttcatttcccCCACAACAGTTATATCAGAATCACAGATTGCCCTGTCAAAGACCAGAATCAAAAGTATTCAACTGTTAGCGAAGCCTTATACTCAAGGAGCAAAACATCAGCACAGATAAGCACACTATTAGCTTCTCTACTAAAATGGCCCACAGGGtttacacatagcctacattaaatGTCTAGAATTCTTCTCACAGTTTACAAAATTGTTGCTGGCCATGATTACCTAATGAGCAAGTAGTTTCAAGGAAACTGATTACGTTTTTATAATGTAGGTGTTATACAGGCggagacatgtactgtaggactaCTGAGGATGGACATCCATATGCACAGCACTTAGTATTGtaactagggctgggactcgattaaaaaaaataatctaattaattagaggctttgtaattaattaatcgaaattaatcgcattttaattgtatataaatatatgacctgagaacagtgagaagtattttttttttcacatggatttttagtatagcctactattggataatgactgaatacataggcctaagcttaagcaacaaaaatattgtttattaataagtccaacagaccagtgcaatttttgccataaagtgtagcaataccatatttagaaatagtacattttcagaaattcatgtag from Sardina pilchardus chromosome 1, fSarPil1.1, whole genome shotgun sequence includes:
- the LOC134079222 gene encoding beta-1,4-galactosyltransferase 1-like, whose translation is MYYISSEGNATCLSSPLLSRARGEVVTNIPVTLIENASESPEVRNDEVPTCLETALLVGPLQVNVSNPVTLEMVQKENPELQEGGRWKPSACVALQKVAIIIPFRHRDEHLKLWLYYLHPILQRQQLDYGVYVINQNGETSFNRAKLLNVGFAEALKEYDYECFIFSDVDIIPMDDRNFYKCYSQPRHIAVSMDKWGFRLPYYQYFGGVSALSKEQYMKINGLPNNYWGWGGEDDDVYNRLKSKGMSLSRPNGLIGRCRTIRHNRDLHNEPNPQRFHNIAHTRKSMESDGINSLKYQVVRFEKNQLFTKITVDIGRP